The DNA sequence CATCTTTTCGCTTTGTCGTAGGTTTTGTCTTAGGAGTGGATCTGTCTTTTTGGACTTTTTAATAGACCAATCTGGATAGCCGCAAGTGGTCAATGCATCGCGTATTTTTTTCTCCTCAGTTTGTTTGTCCGCTTCCTCTGTTACCAACGCGTCACTCCTGTCTAACAGCGTTCTAACAACTCCCAGCTTTTGATGTAAggggtggtgggaggagaactgaagATATTGATCAGTGTGCGTTTTCTTTCGGTAGATGCAGAGTTTTACTGATCCATCCGGTTTTCTGGTGATTAGGGTGTCGAGGAAGGGGAGCGAACCTTCTTGTTCTTGCTCGTATGTGAACTTGACGCTGTTGGTGGGGTCAATGGAATTAAGATGATCTGTAAGGTTGTCTACCTCTCCTTTACGTACTATTTCCAACACGTCATCTACGTATCTTTTCCAGAGACGCGGGCGACAGGCTACCGGGGCCGTGGAAATGGCTTTCTGCTCCAGCCACTCCATGAATATATTACACGCGAGTGGGCTGAGGGGACTTCCCATAGCCATGCCAAACCGTTGGCGGTAGATATCACCAGAGTAGCTAAAGTAGGCGACAGTAGCAAGACAAAATTTTGTAAGTTCGATGATGTCATTAATTGTGAGAAGGGTTCTGTTTTTGAGGTCTTTATCCTCACTCAGTCTATCACGGAGCACATGGAGAGTGAGATCGATGGGGGTGCTGGTAAAAGCGCCACCACATCATGTGAATTAAGTATCTCATCTTCTGTGAGGACAATGTCTTTCAAGTCTTCCGCAAGACTTTTGGAGTTCAGAACATGATGTTCGGATTGACCAACAATGGGGCTCAGAATATCGGCTAGGGACTTGGCCACATTATAACCGATAGAGCCAGTAAAATCTACGATGGGTCGCAACGGGGTTCCATCTTTGTGAATTTTGGGACTGCCATAAATTCTTGGAACATTTTCAGAGGTGGGATACAAGAATTGCTTGTCTGTCTTCTTGATTTTATCCTCTTTTTCAAGTCTCTGCAAGATGGAAACTAACTCTCTTTTATGTTTTGCCGTTGGATCCCTGTCTAATTTTTCATAAGTCTTAGGGTCGCTAAGGAGGGCATCCATTTTTTCCTGGTATTCCGTTTTGTCCATGACAACCGTGGCCCTGCCTTTGTCGGCCCCCAGGACCATGATAGACTCCTCTTTTTGGAGTTGTTTAATTGCGATGCGCTCATCTTTATTGATGTTTGAGGGGGGCAATTTTGCCGATTTTAAAGTGCCAACAATCTCAGCACGTAATTGTGCCGCTTCCGGTTTGGTAAGCTTCCAACAAGCTTTCTCACAAGCTACAATATGTTCATCTACAATAGACGGCTGATTTAAATTATCAGGACTTACCGCGTAACCGAGGCCACGAGCTAATACACTATTCTGAGCATCAGATAATTTGTATTTCGACAGATTTTTCACCCATCGCTTCAGTTGGGTACCACTCAAGTCCAGATCAGCGTGAGAATTGCTTTTGTTTACATCGTTGGAAgtagatttttcatgttttttcgcAAGTTCCTTCAACTTCCGGGTTTGGCGTGCACGTACATGTTGGAACTCACTCTCGCGGGAGTTTTCTACATGGCGCGAGATTTCGCGAGACAGATCTTTGTTTATGTCGCGGGCATTTAAACTGGCATTTGCGCGGATTTTATCCTCCTCTAAAGTCTTTATTTTGTTGGTAACAACTCGGATCCTCTCATTTAACAAAGCTTTCTCGGCTTTATTCACAATATCACGAGCCCGTTTGGTGTTGATGGGGCAGTTAAGCTTTAAGCTGGTTGGAATAAGACCACTGTGTTTGGCCCGTAGGGAGAACACTCTATGACATCTGAAACGCGATATTTTCCGTTCCGTGTTTTCAAGCAATCGGAGGTCTTTCACTGCGTTTCGTCCATAATTCTCTCtcaaatctttgaacaagttcattaggaatgtagaattcaactgtaaattttgttcattttgaacaattcctaagtaaaaacgaagtttttaactcacgttttagtgacgtttcaccactacactagtggcttcatcagactggcaactcatcacaaaAGTGTGTTCAAAAAGCATGGATTCTCTACTGCCATGAAACCACATCGCACCATTCGCAGTATGCTCgtccaccctaaggacaaacTTCTCCCCCAGCAGAAAGCGGAGGCCATTTACGAGATTCCTGTGGTGACTGTCCCAGTTCCTATATTGGTGAAACTGGCCGTCCCTTTGGCACCCGACTTAAAGAGCACCAAAAGGAGGTTGAGAAATTTGAAGCCAGACCATTCACACGTGCAAATCGGAAATCTTCTGTCACTGAGATTCACAAATCTGCTATCACCGACCATGTTGCCTCCACAAATCACTCAATCAATTGGGAGGAATCCAAGGTCATTGATCGTGAAGCTGATAAGACTACCAGGTGGCTCAaggaagccatttggatccgcagaaaaggacatgacactctaaacaaggacgagggggcctacgcactcaacaacatctttgaccaactcatcacgccctcaacggtgcctactgttacccataaaaggaaacagtcagatgtgatgagttgccagtctgatgaagccactagtgtagtggtgaaacgtcactaaaacgtgagttaaaaacttcgtttttacttaggaattgttcaaaatgaacaaaatttacagttaatattattattatcgtcaaaaaacatttttgagtcgaggaagtttacattttaaaaattagtaTTATTGCAATAATCTCAAGACCTTACAGAGACGGTTTTGGTTCTTAAATTCAGttggaaggtgaacgttttgccaacatattatgcaattaaaagatcaacatattgtgtttagtcatgttagtaggcgtacacatggaaaaaaaaagtacggttggggcaagtccgccctgtatgtgaaggggcaaGTCCGACCTGTGTTTTCCGCAGGCGGACTCCCGGGGCGGATTTGCcccatcggcgtattatgcaaaatattgataataatacctttaagaacggtaaaactacatgcaagcatatttttttaagttaagtggtatcagtattactcataccacctaTTATGCTCTAAAACCATAAATGtcgaagttgtaaataaaggtttgttcattttggtcccctacatttattagcttacattatacccctccattaaatttagtagactctttggaagagagtgagcgcctaatataccctttactaaacgtttgcattaaatttataattgttttgcaatattatttctttttatcagggcgaacttaccccaccataggggcggacttgccccagcacgggcaagtccgccctgtcatcATGATTTTATTTacccttctcctgccgttactgaaatgtggtagtatttagctatagtgtacagcttaaaaatgtaaaaactatagccttctaacatgagaattgccctctctaggcgagattgaagaaaatagggcaGACACGCCCCGGACCGGTCTCCCCTACCTGTCActtgtaaagttgagtgccccctgccAAATCCATGTCGAATATTAagttataatgttataattttataGCAAAGATTCCAATagagaattttgaacaaattccataaatatacatgtacactgtcaCTGTAAACAATAGAGAATTAAGATtaatcaagctgctgcacagtaatgctgtggtcagactcttctcTGTTCTTTTACAATGAGACAACTATACCACCCCACACCACTTCCCATATACACACCCActgtcaaaccccaccccacacaagtGTCACagtcatttccataccctaggtaactccgaaggtaaaaactacatgtacggTATCACATGTCAACAGTCCGCTGTGACCAAAGTATTCTAGTGTGACACACACTACATATAAGTGGCCAGGtactagagaagtgtcactaggtTGCATGTGCAGcatacattgtcatcatcatcatcatcttcataataatattaatacttatAGAAATTCACCatttcagaaatatgttttgtgtgatattaatcaattattctaaacatctttttaaAATTCTTAAATTGGATAAATATCCCAGACAAATGTTCAGTGACTGCCCGTAAGTAGTGAACACAAACACTAGCCCTATGGATggggtgtacatgtctgtgtgcatgttttctctctttcaagagtttagctccatgaaagaagttttagatatttttatacagtcaaaatgtttattaaattctgtataattatcaattatttcattaaagataacagtattgattctgggaagtgacagataaatctaaataatttggtggatatgtaggatattatgacagatcacagatttgacagccccaattaattaggaaaatgggcaaaagtgaagtcaacaattttgaatcaaatttgagatctattttgacattttagataatcatttcacattttacatggatttaattggacattttgtgtccaagtttgagccgagccgagtctgttTTTGtcagagtccaacaaaaagtggactcgagtccggacttagAAGTAGATTTcgcaactcattcattttacactaTTCAATATGCAAGCTACATTATGTTGAGAAAGGACtggcataaggcaaaaaaaatttgttgtgttgccctcaaccgcccgaccctaaatcctgaaaaatcagggtcggcatttttttttttttgaatgatgatttttacagatttgttcaaaaaatcaatgtttttcacttaaaattaatattttattgaaagactagtctttacttgatgtctaacaggtatccagaagtcaaaattgacaaatgtcccctaattgaagaagcattatttaatatttgagggaattaaaaaaaaaaactcaacacaacattttttttttgcctaacttcACTGTGTACCCGGGCTGTGCTTCACCCAGTATCAACAGGTATATtgagaagttgatgcatattTACAATTTAAGAGACTGAAAAATTATAAATCAGCCGCTTGATAGCTtgataaatgaagaaattaaacttatttgattttttatattctgtatgattTGTTACAACCTCTTTACAAAAGAAATTTTGAACTCAATGatttaaattcattaaaagtagcatTTCATCCAACCCTAAATTGTCAATCAATTTGCAGCCGTTTTAGcctaattatatttaaaaaaattgaattaataattttgaccccaagtttccaaacctgccaaCTTGATGCAAAAAATTGTAACTTGAATCAATATCACAtgtggtttgttcagggacctgtggtattgaagtacaCATACTAAAGCTGGAGCATCAGAGCTGCTGggctggagcacagggtggcagtttgaaccaaaatctgtgtacactgcatgtgaaacaaataatattgtattaaaacaagtaaaataccccgtgtggggttctacctggttgaaggtatgTGGGGATATACCatgattttggggtccttttcaacgattttggtattcagtggagaccaatattTGGGGGGTGTGCCAAATTAGggtaaatttgggtgctttttgtgaaaacttGGAATACTCATAGCCGAGTGGCGAAAGCAGCAAGAAGTAGGCACAATTTTTCAGCCTGATATgtcagcaggcccgtacgcagggggtatacaagaagtcccaaaatttcgcttttttggtcaaaaggtccaaatttggggaagaaagtccacttttcacaaaattgccccccccccttgtaaaaaaagtccactttttcaaaa is a window from the Amphiura filiformis chromosome 12, Afil_fr2py, whole genome shotgun sequence genome containing:
- the LOC140166945 gene encoding uncharacterized protein, encoding MAMGSPLSPLACNIFMEWLEQKAISTAPVACRPRLWKRYVDDVLEIVRKGEVDNLTDHLNSIDPTNSVKFTYEQEQEGSLPFLDTLITRKPDGSVKLCIYRKKTHTDQYLQFSSHHPLHQKLGVVRTLLDRSDALVTEEADKQTEEKKIRDALTTCGYPDWSIKKSKKTDPLLRQNLRQSEKMTVRKPKAWSWFPT
- the LOC140166946 gene encoding uncharacterized protein, translating into MNLFKDLRENYGRNAVKDLRLLENTERKISRFRCHRVFSLRAKHSGLIPTSLKLNCPINTKRARDIVNKAEKALLNERIRVVTNKIKTLEEDKIRANASLNARDINKDLSREISRHVENSRESEFQHVRARQTRKLKELAKKHEKSTSNDVNKSNSHADLDLSGTQLKRWVKNLSKYKLSDAQNSVLARGLGYAVSPDNLNQPSIVDEHIVACEKACWKLTKPEAAQLRAEIVGTLKSAKLPPSNINKDERIAIKQLQKEESIMVLGADKGRATVVMDKTEYQEKMDALLSDPKTYEKLDRDPTAKHKRELVSILQRLEKEDKIKKTDKQFLYPTSENVPRIYGSPKIHKDGTPLRPIVDFTGSIGYNVAKSLADILSPIVGQSEHHVLNSKSLAEDLKDIVLTEDEILNSHDVVALLPAPPSISLSMCSVID